A window of Pseudomonas mucidolens contains these coding sequences:
- a CDS encoding DsbE family thiol:disulfide interchange protein: protein MKRWLMVVPLALFLLVAVFLYRGLYLDPAELPSAMIGKPFPAFSLPTVQGDKTLTQADLQGKPALVNVWATWCISCRVEHPVLNKLAEKGVVIYGVNYKDDNAAALKWLAEFHNPYQLDIRDEDGNLGLNLGVYGAPETFFIDAKGVIRDKFVGVIDEVVWREQLAAKYQALVDEARP, encoded by the coding sequence ATGAAGCGTTGGTTGATGGTTGTGCCGCTGGCGCTGTTCCTGCTGGTGGCGGTGTTCTTGTATCGCGGCCTGTACCTGGACCCGGCGGAGTTACCGTCGGCGATGATCGGCAAGCCATTCCCGGCCTTTTCCCTGCCTACCGTGCAGGGCGACAAGACCTTGACCCAGGCCGACCTGCAGGGCAAGCCGGCGTTGGTCAACGTCTGGGCGACCTGGTGCATTTCCTGCCGCGTCGAGCATCCGGTATTGAACAAGCTGGCCGAAAAAGGTGTGGTGATCTACGGGGTCAACTACAAGGACGACAATGCGGCGGCCTTGAAGTGGCTGGCGGAGTTCCATAATCCTTATCAGTTGGATATCCGCGATGAAGACGGCAATCTTGGCCTGAACCTCGGCGTCTATGGTGCCCCGGAAACCTTCTTCATCGATGCCAAGGGCGTGATTCGCGACAAGTTCGTCGGTGTGATCGACGAAGTGGTCTGGCGTGAGCAACTGGCCGCCAAATACCAGGCGCTGGTGGATGAGGCCAGACCATGA
- a CDS encoding EscU/YscU/HrcU family type III secretion system export apparatus switch protein, with protein MKNPNPPRQAIALKYDGKLAPTLSAKGDDALAEAILKLARENEVPIYENAELVKLLARMELGDSIPEELYRTIAEIIAFAWTLKGKFPADYDPEAGPVERDVTAQGEDY; from the coding sequence ATGAAAAACCCCAATCCGCCGCGCCAGGCCATCGCCCTCAAGTACGATGGCAAACTCGCCCCCACCTTGAGCGCCAAAGGCGACGACGCCTTGGCCGAAGCGATCCTCAAATTGGCGCGGGAAAACGAAGTGCCGATTTATGAAAATGCCGAGCTGGTCAAATTGCTCGCGAGAATGGAGCTGGGTGACAGCATCCCCGAGGAGCTGTACCGCACCATTGCCGAGATCATTGCGTTTGCCTGGACATTGAAAGGCAAGTTCCCGGCGGACTACGACCCGGAGGCGGGGCCGGTGGAGCGTGACGTGACAGCTCAGGGAGAAGACTACTGA
- the ccmI gene encoding c-type cytochrome biogenesis protein CcmI produces MIDFWLAAGLLLLVALSILLIPVLRVRRAQREEDRTALNVALYQERVAELQTQQSEGVLDAAQLDAGRAEAARELLADTEGVEKPRESRLGKPLPLLAAFLVPVLGLGLYLHFGASDKVELTREFSQPPVSMEDMTQRLERAAAAQPDSAEGLYFLGRAYMAQDRSADAAKVFERTVSLAGRQPELLGQWAQAQYFADNKQWSPKIQALTDEALKLDPKEVTSLGLLGIAAFEGQRYQQAIDYWNRLLAQLPEQDKSRAALQGGIDRAAEKLKEGGGAVAPTQAAARLKVRVEVSAEVKAKARPTDSVFIFVRAVGGPPAPLAAKRVSVADLPISVELGDADAMMPQLKLSNFPEVQLVARISRAGQPTAGEWIGRSQPLASSTTATQQLIIDSPDK; encoded by the coding sequence ATGATTGATTTCTGGCTCGCAGCAGGCCTGCTGCTCCTGGTTGCCTTGAGTATCCTGCTGATCCCGGTATTGCGCGTGCGCCGTGCCCAGCGTGAGGAGGATCGCACCGCTCTGAACGTCGCGCTGTATCAGGAGCGCGTGGCCGAGCTGCAAACCCAGCAAAGCGAAGGTGTACTTGACGCCGCGCAACTGGATGCAGGCCGCGCTGAGGCCGCTCGAGAATTGTTGGCCGATACCGAAGGCGTGGAAAAACCACGCGAGTCGCGACTGGGCAAGCCCTTGCCATTGCTCGCGGCGTTCCTGGTGCCGGTCCTGGGCCTTGGTTTGTACTTGCACTTCGGCGCCAGCGACAAGGTCGAACTGACCCGCGAATTTTCCCAACCGCCGGTGTCCATGGAAGACATGACCCAGCGCCTGGAACGTGCGGCGGCCGCGCAACCGGATTCGGCCGAAGGCCTGTATTTCCTCGGTCGGGCCTACATGGCTCAGGATCGGTCGGCGGACGCGGCGAAAGTCTTCGAACGCACCGTGAGCCTGGCCGGTCGTCAGCCTGAGTTGCTCGGGCAATGGGCGCAGGCGCAGTACTTCGCGGATAACAAACAATGGTCGCCGAAAATCCAGGCCTTGACCGATGAAGCGCTGAAGCTTGATCCGAAGGAAGTCACCAGCCTGGGTTTGCTCGGTATCGCCGCCTTTGAAGGCCAGCGTTACCAGCAAGCCATTGATTACTGGAACCGTCTGTTGGCCCAGTTGCCGGAGCAGGATAAATCCCGCGCGGCGCTGCAGGGCGGGATTGACCGGGCGGCCGAGAAGTTGAAAGAGGGTGGTGGTGCAGTCGCGCCGACCCAGGCTGCCGCGCGGCTCAAAGTCCGCGTCGAGGTGTCGGCTGAGGTAAAAGCCAAGGCTCGGCCGACCGACAGCGTATTCATTTTCGTGCGTGCGGTCGGCGGCCCGCCGGCACCGCTGGCCGCCAAGCGCGTGAGCGTGGCTGACCTGCCGATCAGTGTCGAACTGGGTGATGCTGACGCGATGATGCCGCAGTTGAAACTGTCCAACTTTCCCGAAGTCCAACTCGTTGCGCGCATCTCCCGGGCAGGTCAACCGACTGCCGGTGAGTGGATCGGCCGCAGCCAACCCTTGGCGAGCAGCACCACTGCGACGCAGCAATTGATCATCGACAGTCCGGACAAGTAA
- a CDS encoding heme ABC transporter permease, whose amino-acid sequence MNWTWFHKLGSPKWFYGISGKLLPWLSVAAVLLIGIGLVWGLAFAPPDYQQGNSFRIIYIHVPSALLAQSIYVMLAVCGIVGLVWKMKLADVALQCAAPIGAWMTAVALITGAIWGKPTWGSWWVWDARLTSMLILLFLYFGLIALGNAISNRESAAKACAVLAIVGVINIPIIKYSVEWWNTLHQGATFTLTEKPAMPVEMWAPLLLMVLGFYCFFGAVLLMRMRLEVLKREARASWVKVEVQNSLGARG is encoded by the coding sequence ATGAACTGGACCTGGTTTCACAAGCTCGGCTCGCCCAAGTGGTTCTATGGCATCAGTGGCAAACTCCTGCCATGGCTCAGTGTCGCCGCTGTGTTGCTGATCGGCATCGGCCTGGTCTGGGGCCTGGCCTTCGCGCCGCCTGACTACCAGCAAGGCAACAGCTTTCGCATCATCTATATCCACGTGCCCAGTGCGTTGCTGGCCCAGTCCATCTACGTGATGCTGGCGGTGTGCGGCATCGTCGGCCTGGTCTGGAAGATGAAACTGGCCGACGTTGCCCTGCAATGTGCTGCGCCCATCGGTGCCTGGATGACCGCGGTGGCGCTGATCACCGGGGCGATCTGGGGCAAGCCGACCTGGGGCTCGTGGTGGGTCTGGGATGCGCGACTAACGTCGATGCTGATTCTGCTGTTCCTGTACTTCGGTCTGATTGCCCTGGGCAACGCCATCAGCAATCGTGAGAGTGCCGCCAAGGCCTGTGCGGTACTGGCGATTGTCGGCGTGATCAACATCCCGATCATCAAGTACTCGGTGGAGTGGTGGAACACCCTGCACCAGGGCGCGACCTTTACCCTGACTGAAAAACCGGCGATGCCCGTGGAAATGTGGGCGCCGCTGTTGCTGATGGTTCTGGGGTTCTACTGCTTCTTCGGTGCCGTATTGCTGATGCGCATGCGCCTCGAGGTGCTCAAGCGTGAAGCCCGCGCCAGTTGGGTGAAGGTCGAAGTGCAAAACAGCCTGGGAGCCCGAGGATGA
- the ccmD gene encoding heme exporter protein CcmD, protein MSFASFSDFLAMGHHGLFVWTAYGICLVVLALNVAAPILARKRYLQQEARRLRRETDK, encoded by the coding sequence ATGAGTTTCGCCTCTTTCAGTGATTTTCTCGCCATGGGCCATCACGGCCTGTTCGTTTGGACGGCCTATGGCATTTGCCTGGTGGTGCTGGCGCTCAACGTCGCTGCGCCGATCCTGGCCCGCAAGCGTTACCTGCAACAAGAGGCGCGTCGTCTGCGCCGGGAGACCGATAAGTGA
- a CDS encoding DUF2802 domain-containing protein codes for MILEVVVIVLALLWVGTLGFLLRYMRQQRALAMQQAERDAVRDQRIKELVRRVDNFQQSAVRVGDDVHELRAILAPLPDKLSALEQRDPSSLSFAQAAKLVGMGATVDELTQSCGLTQAEAQLMSKLHKG; via the coding sequence TTGATCCTCGAGGTAGTGGTGATCGTCCTGGCCCTGCTGTGGGTTGGGACTCTCGGTTTCCTGCTGCGCTATATGCGCCAGCAGCGCGCGTTGGCGATGCAGCAGGCCGAGCGCGATGCGGTGCGTGATCAGCGCATCAAGGAGCTGGTGCGGCGGGTGGATAACTTCCAGCAGAGCGCGGTTCGGGTAGGCGATGACGTGCATGAGTTGCGTGCAATCCTCGCGCCCCTGCCGGACAAGTTGTCGGCGCTTGAGCAGCGTGATCCTTCAAGCCTGTCTTTCGCCCAGGCGGCGAAGCTGGTGGGTATGGGCGCCACGGTGGATGAACTGACCCAGTCCTGTGGCTTGACCCAGGCTGAGGCGCAGTTGATGAGCAAGTTGCACAAGGGCTGA
- a CDS encoding chemotaxis protein CheW — protein sequence MNKSASAQGLDDPILQWVTFKLDNESYGINVMRVQEVLRYTEIAPVPGAPSYVLGIINLRGNVVTVIDTRQRFGLASAEVNDNTRIVIIEADKQVVGIMVDSVAEVVYLRQSEVETAPNVGNEESAKFIQGVCNKNGELLILVELDKMMSEEEWSDLENI from the coding sequence ATGAACAAGTCAGCGTCCGCACAGGGTTTGGATGATCCGATCCTGCAATGGGTTACCTTCAAGCTGGACAACGAGTCTTACGGCATCAACGTGATGCGCGTGCAAGAAGTGCTGCGCTACACCGAAATCGCACCGGTGCCGGGTGCGCCCAGCTACGTGCTGGGTATCATCAACCTGCGCGGTAATGTCGTCACCGTGATCGACACGCGCCAGCGCTTTGGCCTGGCATCCGCCGAGGTCAACGACAATACTCGTATCGTCATCATCGAAGCCGACAAGCAAGTGGTCGGGATCATGGTCGACAGCGTGGCCGAAGTGGTTTACCTGCGTCAGTCGGAAGTCGAGACCGCGCCGAATGTCGGCAACGAAGAATCAGCCAAGTTCATCCAGGGCGTGTGCAACAAGAACGGCGAGCTGCTGATTCTGGTTGAGCTGGACAAGATGATGAGCGAAGAAGAGTGGTCGGATCTGGAGAACATCTGA
- a CDS encoding CheW domain-containing protein has translation MNRPVDTKSPPQLALQSYLDALLQEATEDALPAPILVLDEVIVAQSVEPEASLDEFQLAVLEEQARDALVESVPVAAVPLVLVPPVAEVHLAPSITPPPKEPEGRPAWAAEPFECLLFDVAGLTLAVPLVCLGSIYSLEGQELTPLFGQPDWFLGILPSQAGNLKVLDTARWVMPDRYRDDFRQGLQYVISVQGYEWGLAVHQVSRSLRLDPNEIKWRSQRGQRPWLAGTVIEHMCALLDVAELAELIASGGVKDMQGNKRT, from the coding sequence AAGAGCCCGCCGCAACTGGCGTTGCAGTCTTATCTGGATGCGTTGCTGCAAGAGGCCACAGAGGACGCGCTGCCCGCACCGATTCTGGTGCTGGATGAAGTGATTGTTGCGCAAAGCGTCGAGCCTGAGGCCAGCCTGGATGAGTTTCAATTGGCGGTACTGGAAGAGCAGGCCCGCGATGCCTTGGTTGAGTCGGTTCCGGTAGCTGCAGTACCTCTGGTGCTGGTGCCGCCGGTGGCGGAGGTTCATCTTGCGCCAAGCATTACACCGCCGCCGAAGGAACCCGAAGGTCGACCTGCGTGGGCCGCCGAACCGTTCGAATGCCTGCTGTTCGACGTGGCCGGGCTGACACTGGCAGTGCCGCTGGTGTGCCTGGGATCGATTTACTCCCTGGAAGGCCAGGAGTTGACGCCGTTGTTTGGCCAGCCGGATTGGTTCCTCGGAATCCTGCCGAGCCAGGCAGGCAACCTCAAGGTGCTGGATACGGCGCGCTGGGTCATGCCCGACCGCTACCGCGATGATTTTCGTCAGGGCCTGCAGTATGTGATTTCGGTTCAGGGTTACGAGTGGGGGTTGGCGGTGCATCAAGTCAGCCGCTCGTTGCGCCTGGACCCCAATGAAATCAAATGGCGCAGCCAGAGAGGCCAGCGGCCTTGGCTGGCGGGCACGGTGATTGAGCACATGTGCGCACTGCTGGATGTCGCGGAACTGGCGGAACTGATCGCCAGCGGTGGGGTGAAAGATATGCAAGGCAACAAACGTACTTGA
- the ccmB gene encoding heme exporter protein CcmB has translation MSVFALLVAREARLLCRRPAELANPLVFFAIVIALFPLAVGPETKLLQTLSPGLVWVAALLSVLLSLDGLFRSDFEDGSLEQWVLSSHPLPLLVLAKVLAHWAFSGLALVLLAPLLAMMLGLPSECLPVLLASLLLGTPVLSLLGAVGAALTVGLKRGGLLLALLILPLYIPVLILGSGALQAALMGMPATGYLLWLGSLTALAVTLTPFAIAAGLKISVGE, from the coding sequence ATGAGTGTATTTGCCCTGTTGGTGGCCCGTGAAGCGCGGTTGCTGTGTCGCCGTCCGGCTGAGTTGGCCAACCCGCTGGTGTTCTTTGCCATCGTCATCGCGCTGTTTCCGTTGGCGGTCGGGCCCGAGACAAAACTGTTGCAAACCTTGTCGCCGGGGCTGGTCTGGGTGGCGGCACTTTTGTCCGTCCTGCTCTCGCTGGACGGGCTGTTTCGCAGTGATTTCGAAGATGGTTCCCTGGAGCAGTGGGTCCTTTCGTCGCACCCCTTGCCTCTTCTGGTTCTGGCCAAGGTGCTGGCACACTGGGCGTTTTCCGGGCTGGCGCTGGTGTTGCTCGCGCCGCTGCTGGCGATGATGCTGGGATTGCCTTCCGAATGCCTGCCAGTGCTACTCGCTTCGTTATTGCTCGGCACCCCGGTGTTGAGCCTGCTGGGCGCGGTGGGGGCGGCGCTGACTGTCGGTTTGAAACGTGGGGGACTGTTGCTGGCCCTGCTTATTTTGCCTTTGTATATCCCGGTGTTGATCCTGGGCAGCGGTGCCTTGCAGGCCGCGCTCATGGGGATGCCGGCGACCGGTTACCTGTTGTGGCTTGGCAGCCTGACCGCCCTGGCGGTAACCCTGACACCCTTTGCTATAGCGGCTGGCCTGAAGATCAGCGTCGGCGAATAA
- a CDS encoding flagellar hook-length control protein FliK: protein MTGDINLPPLPPATTTGPRPPPAVGELLKLLEPQTGLIDAGKTVNAEVLALKQGGEAFQLLLKLTLEGGRQTLVQAASNQPLPLGSNVAVSQTASGDLAITLQQALSANVAALTRIDTTQLPIGTLLQAKVLTSQALPQGAGQPALFRSLVSVLNNALVGTTLTLESPQPLRVGSLLSAVVQSAQTLNFVPLSGRQEQLAISQQLATQQSRQGSLEGLLNALQNMPRSADTPVQLRVAVERLLAGLPDLAQASNPKALAQSLHNSGIFLEAKLLAGQNPQVPPLDMKGSLLRLVAELTPALPAHTNLNAILAANTLAHMLPSFVRSPLGTLGQLGARTAANSFPLPERLMQRLEGESSLENLLRLAAAAISRLQSHQLSSLEQTGTTADGKLLTTWQLEIPMRTMQDIVPLQVKFQREEPTPDKDEPERKIERDAKKMLWRVELAFDMEPLGPLQVQAQLNQGKLSSQLWAIRPYTASLIESHLGSLRERLVSSGLNVGDLDCHLGTPPRGPKTGLEQRWVDETA, encoded by the coding sequence ATGACCGGTGACATCAACCTTCCACCCCTTCCTCCGGCCACGACCACCGGACCTCGACCCCCACCTGCGGTGGGTGAACTGTTGAAACTGCTGGAGCCCCAGACCGGATTGATCGATGCCGGAAAAACCGTGAATGCCGAGGTGCTGGCTCTCAAGCAGGGCGGTGAAGCCTTTCAGTTGCTGCTCAAGCTGACCCTGGAAGGTGGTCGACAAACCCTGGTACAGGCCGCCAGCAACCAGCCGCTGCCGCTGGGTAGCAACGTGGCGGTGAGCCAGACCGCATCGGGTGACCTGGCCATCACTCTGCAACAAGCGCTTAGCGCCAACGTCGCCGCCCTCACCCGGATTGATACCACCCAATTGCCGATAGGCACGTTGCTGCAAGCCAAGGTTCTGACGTCCCAGGCGCTGCCTCAGGGCGCCGGGCAGCCGGCGCTCTTTCGTTCGTTGGTTTCGGTGCTCAACAACGCGCTGGTTGGCACTACCTTGACGCTCGAAAGTCCGCAGCCCTTGCGCGTCGGCAGCTTGCTCAGCGCGGTGGTCCAGAGTGCCCAGACCCTGAACTTCGTACCGCTGAGCGGGCGCCAGGAACAACTGGCGATCAGTCAACAACTCGCCACCCAGCAAAGCCGCCAGGGCTCCCTGGAGGGGCTGCTCAATGCGTTGCAAAACATGCCCCGCAGCGCCGACACACCGGTGCAACTGCGGGTTGCCGTAGAGCGCCTGCTGGCCGGTTTGCCAGACCTCGCTCAAGCCAGCAACCCCAAGGCATTGGCGCAATCGCTGCACAACAGCGGCATCTTTCTTGAAGCCAAATTACTGGCTGGGCAAAACCCGCAAGTACCGCCCCTCGACATGAAGGGCAGCCTGCTGCGCCTGGTGGCCGAACTCACGCCGGCCCTGCCCGCCCACACCAACCTCAATGCCATCCTCGCCGCCAACACCCTCGCGCACATGTTGCCCAGCTTCGTGCGCAGCCCGTTGGGGACCCTGGGTCAGCTCGGCGCTCGCACCGCGGCCAACAGCTTCCCGCTACCGGAACGGCTGATGCAACGCCTGGAAGGTGAAAGCAGCCTGGAAAACCTGCTGCGCCTGGCCGCCGCTGCCATCTCGCGCTTGCAAAGCCATCAACTTTCGAGCCTGGAACAAACCGGCACCACGGCCGATGGCAAACTATTGACCACCTGGCAACTGGAGATCCCTATGCGCACGATGCAGGACATCGTGCCATTGCAGGTCAAGTTCCAGCGTGAAGAGCCGACGCCGGACAAGGATGAACCTGAACGCAAGATCGAACGCGACGCGAAAAAAATGCTCTGGCGCGTCGAGCTGGCTTTTGACATGGAGCCGCTGGGGCCATTGCAAGTCCAGGCGCAATTGAACCAAGGCAAACTCTCCAGCCAGTTATGGGCAATCCGCCCCTACACCGCCAGCCTGATCGAAAGTCACCTGGGCAGTCTGCGTGAGCGCCTGGTGTCTTCGGGGCTGAACGTCGGCGATCTCGACTGCCACCTCGGCACCCCGCCCCGCGGGCCAAAAACCGGGCTTGAACAACGCTGGGTGGATGAAACCGCATGA
- the ccmA gene encoding cytochrome c biogenesis heme-transporting ATPase CcmA — MLFDHLELRLTGGDMVQISGPNGSGKTSLLRLLAGLMQPTAGQVRLNGKPLTEQRTELARNLLWIGHAAGIKDVLTPEENLGWLSALHHPTNRESIWRALAAVGLKGFEDVPCHTLSAGQQRRVALARLYLPGPPLWILDEPFTALDKQGVAQLEEHLAKHCEHGGMVVLTTHHTLARIPHGYRELDLGRWSV; from the coding sequence ATGTTGTTCGATCACCTCGAACTGCGTCTGACGGGCGGCGACATGGTGCAGATCAGCGGACCTAACGGCAGCGGCAAGACCAGCCTGTTGCGCCTGTTGGCGGGCCTGATGCAGCCGACGGCGGGGCAGGTGCGGCTCAACGGCAAGCCGTTGACCGAGCAACGCACTGAGCTGGCGCGTAATCTGCTGTGGATCGGCCATGCCGCCGGGATCAAGGATGTGCTGACGCCTGAAGAGAACCTCGGTTGGCTTAGCGCCCTGCATCATCCGACGAACCGCGAGTCGATTTGGCGGGCGTTGGCCGCCGTGGGCCTGAAGGGGTTTGAAGACGTGCCGTGTCACACCCTGTCTGCCGGCCAGCAGCGGCGGGTGGCCCTGGCCCGCTTGTATCTGCCGGGCCCGCCGTTGTGGATTCTCGACGAACCGTTCACCGCCCTCGATAAACAGGGCGTGGCGCAACTGGAAGAGCACTTGGCCAAACACTGTGAGCACGGTGGCATGGTGGTCCTGACCACTCACCATACGCTGGCCCGGATACCGCATGGTTACCGTGAGCTGGACCTGGGACGGTGGTCGGTATGA
- the ccmE gene encoding cytochrome c maturation protein CcmE, with product MNPLRRKRLLIILAILLGVGLAVGLALSALQQNINLFYTPTQIANGEAPLDTRIRAGGMVEAGSLKRSGDSLDVRFVVTDFNKSVTITYRGILPDLFREGQGIVALGKLNADGVVVADEVLAKHDEKYMPPEVTKALNESGQSAPTPAKEG from the coding sequence GTGAATCCGCTGCGTCGAAAACGTCTGTTGATCATCCTCGCCATTCTGCTCGGTGTCGGCCTCGCCGTGGGCCTGGCCTTGAGTGCCTTGCAGCAGAACATCAACCTGTTCTACACCCCGACCCAGATTGCCAACGGCGAAGCACCGCTGGACACGCGCATTCGCGCAGGCGGCATGGTCGAGGCCGGTTCCCTGAAACGTTCCGGTGACTCCCTGGACGTCAGATTCGTGGTCACCGACTTCAATAAATCGGTGACCATCACCTACCGCGGCATCCTCCCGGACCTGTTCCGTGAAGGCCAGGGCATCGTCGCGCTCGGCAAGCTCAACGCTGATGGCGTGGTGGTCGCCGATGAAGTGCTGGCCAAGCACGATGAGAAGTACATGCCGCCGGAAGTGACCAAAGCCCTGAACGAAAGCGGTCAGTCGGCTCCCACACCTGCCAAGGAGGGCTAA
- a CDS encoding heme lyase CcmF/NrfE family subunit codes for MTSALFIPELGQLAMILALCFAVVQAIVPLLGAWRGDRLWMSLAQPAAWGQFAFLGFAFGCLTYAFMTDDFSVAYVASNSNSALPWYYKFSAVWGAHEGSLLLWALILGGWTFAVSVFSRQLPQVMLARVLAVMGMISIGFLLFLIMTSNPFERILPQIPTDGRDLNPLLQDIGLIVHPPMLYMGYVGFSVAFAFAIAALLGGRLDAAWARWSRPWTIVAWAFLGIGITLGSWWAYYELGWGGWWFWDPVENASFMPWLVGTALIHSLAVTEKRGVFKSWTVLLAIAAFSLSLLGTFLVRSGVLTSVHAFASDPERGVFILIFLLLVVGGSLTLFALRAPVVKSHVGFNLWSRETLLLGNNLVLVVAASMILLGTLYPLMLDALTGAKLSVGPPYFNALFIPLMGLLMVVMAIGMLVRWKDTPVKWLVGMLIPVLLGSAALSVVAGIAYGDFNWAVLATFMLAAWVLLAGVRDIVDKTRHKGLIKGLPSLTRSYWGMQIAHIGIAVCALGVVLSSQNSAERDLRLAPGESMDLAGYQFVFEGAKHFEGPNFTSDKGTVRVVRKGKEIAVLHPEKRLYTVQNSMMTEAGIDAGFTRDLYVALGEPLGDGAWAVRVHVKPFVRWIWFGGLLTGFGGLLAAMDRRYRVKVKSRVREALGLQGAEV; via the coding sequence ATGACCTCTGCACTGTTTATTCCCGAACTGGGCCAGTTGGCGATGATCCTCGCCCTGTGCTTCGCTGTCGTCCAGGCGATTGTCCCGCTGCTGGGCGCCTGGCGCGGTGATCGCCTGTGGATGAGTCTGGCCCAGCCAGCCGCCTGGGGCCAGTTCGCGTTTCTCGGGTTCGCATTTGGCTGCCTGACCTACGCTTTCATGACTGACGATTTTTCTGTCGCTTACGTCGCGAGCAACTCCAACAGTGCCTTGCCCTGGTACTACAAGTTCAGCGCGGTGTGGGGGGCCCACGAAGGCTCCCTGTTGCTGTGGGCTTTGATTCTCGGCGGCTGGACGTTCGCGGTATCGGTGTTCTCCCGGCAGTTGCCGCAAGTGATGCTGGCCCGAGTGCTGGCAGTGATGGGCATGATCAGCATTGGCTTCCTGCTGTTTTTGATCATGACCTCCAACCCGTTTGAGCGGATCCTGCCGCAAATCCCTACCGACGGTCGTGACCTCAACCCGTTGCTGCAGGACATCGGCCTGATCGTCCACCCGCCGATGTTGTACATGGGCTACGTCGGTTTCTCGGTGGCCTTTGCCTTCGCCATCGCCGCACTGTTGGGCGGGCGCCTCGATGCGGCCTGGGCGCGCTGGTCGCGGCCGTGGACCATCGTTGCCTGGGCCTTCCTCGGCATCGGCATCACCTTGGGTTCGTGGTGGGCCTACTACGAACTTGGCTGGGGTGGCTGGTGGTTCTGGGACCCGGTGGAAAACGCCTCGTTCATGCCGTGGCTGGTGGGCACCGCGCTGATTCACTCGTTGGCTGTTACCGAAAAACGCGGCGTGTTCAAGAGCTGGACCGTGTTGCTGGCCATCGCCGCATTTTCGCTGAGTCTGCTGGGTACGTTCCTGGTCCGTTCAGGCGTGCTGACCTCGGTTCACGCTTTTGCCTCCGACCCCGAGCGCGGGGTGTTCATCCTGATCTTCCTGCTGCTGGTCGTGGGCGGTTCCCTGACGCTGTTCGCCTTGCGCGCGCCGGTGGTCAAGAGTCACGTTGGCTTCAACCTGTGGTCACGGGAAACCTTGCTGCTGGGCAATAACCTGGTGCTGGTGGTGGCTGCCTCGATGATCCTGCTGGGCACCTTGTATCCGCTGATGCTCGATGCGCTGACCGGCGCCAAGCTCTCGGTCGGGCCACCCTATTTCAATGCGTTGTTTATCCCGTTGATGGGTCTGCTGATGGTGGTGATGGCCATCGGCATGCTGGTGCGCTGGAAAGACACGCCGGTCAAATGGCTGGTGGGCATGTTGATCCCGGTACTGCTGGGCAGCGCTGCATTGTCGGTGGTCGCCGGAATCGCCTACGGTGACTTCAATTGGGCGGTGCTTGCCACGTTCATGCTGGCGGCCTGGGTGTTGTTGGCTGGTGTGCGAGACATCGTCGACAAGACCCGCCATAAAGGCTTGATCAAGGGCCTGCCGAGCCTGACTCGCAGCTATTGGGGCATGCAGATCGCGCATATCGGTATCGCGGTTTGCGCGCTGGGCGTGGTGTTGTCCAGCCAGAACAGTGCCGAACGCGATCTGCGCCTGGCGCCTGGCGAGTCCATGGACCTGGCCGGTTACCAGTTTGTCTTTGAAGGCGCGAAGCACTTCGAAGGGCCGAACTTCACGTCGGACAAAGGCACCGTGCGCGTGGTACGCAAGGGCAAGGAAATTGCCGTGCTGCACCCGGAAAAGCGCCTGTACACCGTGCAGAACTCGATGATGACCGAGGCCGGGATCGACGCCGGTTTCACCCGTGACCTCTACGTCGCCCTCGGCGAGCCATTGGGCGACGGCGCCTGGGCGGTACGGGTCCACGTCAAGCCGTTCGTGCGCTGGATCTGGTTCGGCGGCCTGCTCACAGGTTTCGGCGGTTTGCTGGCGGCGATGGATCGGCGTTATCGGGTCAAGGTCAAGAGCCGGGTGCGTGAAGCCCTCGGCCTGCAAGGAGCAGAGGTATGA
- a CDS encoding cytochrome c-type biogenesis protein CcmH, whose product MKRWLTAAVLTLGLMGVAHAAIDTYEFANDGERERFRELTKELRCPKCQNQDIADSNAPIAADLRKEIFRMLGEGKNNQQIIDFMVDRYGDFVRYKPALTAKTALLWFGPAGLLLGGLVIMAVIVRRRRVAPTDGSDTLSASERQRLDQLLDEKTDD is encoded by the coding sequence ATGAAGCGTTGGTTGACCGCTGCTGTATTGACGCTGGGATTGATGGGCGTGGCCCACGCCGCGATCGACACCTACGAGTTTGCCAATGACGGTGAGCGCGAGCGTTTCCGCGAATTGACCAAGGAACTGCGCTGTCCCAAGTGTCAGAACCAGGACATCGCCGACTCCAACGCGCCGATTGCTGCCGACCTGCGCAAAGAAATTTTCCGCATGTTGGGGGAGGGCAAGAACAATCAGCAGATCATCGACTTCATGGTCGACCGCTACGGTGATTTCGTCCGCTACAAACCGGCCCTCACCGCCAAGACCGCGCTGCTCTGGTTTGGCCCCGCCGGCCTGCTGCTGGGTGGGCTGGTGATCATGGCGGTGATCGTCCGCCGTCGCCGCGTCGCTCCGACCGATGGTTCGGACACGCTATCCGCTTCCGAGCGTCAACGCCTCGACCAACTGCTGGACGAAAAAACCGATGATTGA